In Mixophyes fleayi isolate aMixFle1 chromosome 3, aMixFle1.hap1, whole genome shotgun sequence, the genomic stretch CACTTTAAAGTTAAATGCTTTACTCTACTAGGATGTCGCATTCTAAATTCTAAAACTTATAATGAAATTCCAGTCGCAGTTGAAAAAGCCAAATGCAGACAAATATATACTCAAAGTTCTTGTCACAAAAAATCCCCAGATGCATAATGCATGTACAAATTCAAAATAGTTCTACAAATACTAATTACTGTGACCTTCTTACAACAGAAGCGGGTCTCACTTACCTTACTTTAccctttaaaacagcaatgtgtttaaaggcaagatttgcctttaaacacattgccgttttaaatttagctgtcaaagacGCTTTTGCGTTTGTTCTGCCCCAGTGTACTGCACCTGTGCTTAGTAAATGCTTCTCTGTTGTGAACCAGACTGAGAACTGGATCTCGGTTCTCTCTTCTGCCCTGACTTCGGATTGTTTACTGGACTCTATTTTTGTACGATGTCTGCCCCTGACCTCAGATAGTTTATTGGATTTTTCTTTCCCTTCTAATATTTACCATTCCATCAGGTATCTGTTCTGGTTTTTTATTGCCTCCAACCGTGTTCTGTCCATGGTTACCCCGCAATATCCATAGATAATAAACCCCTTCTAATATGAGGCAAATTCTGGGGCCAACCGAGTATTCACAAGCATAATAAGCTAAACAACTAAGAGGTCTGCTGTAGGTGAACACCTTGTGAAGAGGTTCTAGTGGCCTTATCATCTCAAAGTGATCAATATTGAAACAATTAAACCACAGGTATTCAAGAGATTCATGCACCCTATTCAATGCTAAGCACAACTCCATTATCTCCCTAATATAGTGTTCCTTTATCTGTACATGATGCACTCTCTTCCTCTAGTATGTGCAATTGGGGAGAGGAAGTGCATGACTTAACAATGGAGGTGCTGTAATGACTGGATCTCAAGAATGCTGAGTGCGAGCAATATATTCTCTTTTAAATGTGCTTTATTTCtatacacacagaaacagaagttaCACTTAACCTGTGCATTCAAAAAGGCATTTGTGTTGTGTCTTATGATTTAGAGACTACAATTCAAACTGTTCTGTTACTTTTTCTGTATGCTGCAGGTATTTTGGGCCCTACAACTGGTAACCGTGCTTGTTCCAGGAGCAGTTTTCCATCTCTACGCAGCCTGCAAGAGTATTGATCAAGAGGATATTCTCCAGAAGCCTGTTTACACAGTTTTTTATATTATCTCTGTTCTTTTAAGGATTACTTTAGAAGTAGTAGCTTTTTGGCTACAGAGCCATCTCTTTGGCTTCCAAGTTAATCCAATCTTTAAATGTGATGCAGGAAGCCTTGATAAAAAATATGATATCACCAGGTGCATGGTTCCTGAACACTTTGAGAAAACAATATTCCTCATTGCTATGTATACATTTACTGTGATAACAATGGTATTGTGTGTAGCTGAGATTTTCGAGATCCTCTGCAGGCGGCTGGGATATTTAAACGCCCAGTGACCCATACAACCGTACCACCTATTTTATTTCTGGTGCTCATACTAAATGTGTAATAAGTCCTCCATTGCAACAAAGgactgtttattaaatatatctgCAATTTTATGCAGAATTGTATGTGAGCTAATATGTGACAATATTACCAtgaaaatatattacattgttaGGGAACAGAATATGCTTACATTtatttcattgtaaatatgtacatatttGATACACTTGGTAATAAGTATGATTGTGATTGAAAGGTTGGGAGAAAAATACAAAGATTGAATTTCAAGTTATATTTTTCAGTTAATGATAAGGTAGTATTGTTACTCCCATGACATATAGAAGTATGAAGGGTTATTGCTGTGATGAGATAAAGTtcaattctcttttttttctaccaTAGGGAAAGATAAACATACATGGCTCTCCTTGCCTTTGGAAAATACACACCTAAAGAGAACAATTCTCACCTCCAAATACACACCTAAAGAGAACAATTCTCACCTCCAAATAAACATCTGTGCTCCAAGGATATCTTCTTCTATATGCTTTTGTTCaggatttttctttatatctttgCATTAAAGGAGACTTGTCTTCACTTTGAAAAATAAGCTGAAATTGAAAATGGTTTAGTAGAAAGGTTTTCACAATATATCTCAGTTCTCAGTGCATGCTAGACAAAAAGGAATCTAGGGATTTTATatttacatctatttttttttaaatgttttttttaattttctgttcCAGCTGTTCACTCACACAAATGTATGTGTTTTCACATTAACATTTCATCAACGCCATGCTCTTCATACAGTATACAGGAGCAGAGCTTGGTTGCTTATCGTTTTAATTTTATATCTTTAATAATAATCAGAAATTTACGAAGACGTTATAGTAATTGATATtgctacattttacataaaaaaacagcttttGCGGCGTATTATATTATGAGGGTCAAAAAGCCAAGTTTTGTGATTTTGCAAGTAAGAATGCCTTACATTTTTTTAGTTAAATCATCAGAAAGTGTGAGCgtgcatctatatatatatatatatatatatatatatatatatatatatatatgtctgattTTCTCTTTGTAACAGCCGACATCCGAATTGTATTGTCATGGTGTGCTACTGTAAAATACTTTCTACTTGCATCTTTGCATtctatgtgtcagcatatgagTTAAAACAGCTGAGCTAATGTTTGGAATGGATTTAAACATTAGATAGATTATGAAGTGCATCAGAAGGGTCAAAGTGCAGGGGTGTAAAGCACAACTACACAGTCTACTTACTGAGATTAAAGACAAACTTCTCCTTCTAtctatattttataattaatcaCAACCCTCTTAGGGGTGCAACCGTAATAGCATCTGGGCAATTCACTGGCCCACAGTGTCTATAATTGTCTCTTCCCCCTGGCTGACAGCTGGGTGAAGTGTGAAACTAACTGGTATTGGTTAGCTGTCAGCAGAGTTGATTAGTTGCTGCCACAGCTTCTCTGATTGTCTCCactgaaaaacagccagtgtacACAGTTTACCTTCACACTTTTCCCGGCTGCTAGCTGTAAGAAGTGATTGCAATAGACGTTGGAGGGAGTGAGTAAAAACAGCTACACATGCTACAATGAGCCAACTGGCACAATATTACAGGCCCAAAAAGAGTGTGATGCACGATAATAAACAGATCGGAACATCATGAGTCTTGCCTGtaaatgtggtcagaagatgaccgctatCGGCttatgtgtgtggtcatctttCATCCACACTAACAGGCCCCAGTGTGTTCTTGAAACTATCCAGCCAATCTGCTTGAATGCGGAATGGCAGGATTACAGCCAATTGATCACCCCCATGTGTGGTCAAATTAGACATTGCATGGCCAACATAACCCCTAAGCCATTGTGTTATTGGgaaattaaacattattttaataaaagcaaAACCAAACTATCAGCTTGCTTGAGTTCAGCTCaatttatttggaaaaacaaGGTTCTAAAgacaaattttctctttataATATCTGTTTCTATGactacatgattttttttaaagaaataaattgtAATGTCTACTTCTGTGATCTGCACGACTCTTATCAATTATCCATCCAACTTGTTTTAAAAGAAAGAGCATCTCTTCTTTCAACTAAAAGTTGTAATCTCAGGAACAGTCTTTCTATGTAAAACCTGTATGTTAATGTGCAATTACTTCCAAAATAGGTGTATTAAttcatcatttgttttttttttctattttgaatGTCAAATATTGTAAGTGAAATTAAAAACAAcatattaaaatttatatttcttTGGTATTATGTTCGTAAAGTTGTGTTTGGAAACACTAATTTATTTTGATTGATATGACTCAAAGAAATTatatctagtaaaaaaaaaaatctatttccaTAAATTGTTACCCTACAATCAGCTTAATAAATAAGGAATCCTGTGAGACTGTCGCTGATCTATATTATGTCTGGACTTGCCGCTTTGGCCTTTGTTCCACAAAGTTAAAGAAAAAgatatatttcagaattttgaaatgaaaaaaacatatgtGGCCTCAAGTTTGCTTATGCCACAAAATTCATCAACATGTTAGGTCtcaaataaagtaaaacagttataaaaacctATCTCAGTCTATCATTTTAATTTGGGTTAATCATGAAACTGCATCATGAGAAAATAAGCACTAAgggtcatattcaattagcttccggGATCGTGGCATTGCGCGGACGCGTACCTAAAGTCCACATcacatagggttgcgaagggaaatctgcggAGTAGCAGTATCAGGAAGGAGGTGGTCACGAATAGCCGTGATCccggaagctaattgaatatgccccaaaggatAAAAACATTTTGGGTGAAAAAAAAGAACACTGTTCTAGGAAAACAGGGGCACCTGAGAACCCTATTCTTGCCATAAAATATTGAATGTAGGTTGAAGTTTTAGGTAGAAAAGTACAGCACACTTCTGTCTCTTACCTATACACACAGCCAAATGGAAAGCAAGAAACATATATAGCTTGAAAAAACTATTTATGTTAGAAATTCAGATTTGTAAAAGAATCATGAACAGGATCTACCCATGTTTGATTTATACCTGGTGAGGAAACCTCACCTAGAATGTAAAGATTTGCATATTAACTAAGTTCAAGTGAACATTTTGATATAGaactataattttatttatatttcttcccTTCCTTGTAGCCCCTGGTTAGATTATGTTGTGATATAGAACAGATCATTGAAATTGTCTATTCAAATTTTTGTAGTGCAATTAATTCTAATCATTTTCTAGAAGTCTTGCATCTTCAAATGTATCTATTGTGATACTAGGTCCTTATGACATACACATGAGGGTTAGTGGTTAGATTGACCTGAAAAATAGTGGAACACTACAGAGTTCTCTTGTGTACCAACATAGAAGACTCACATTCTTTACCTtgaagtctaaggggtatatttactgaattgCGGTCTTGCAAAAGTAGAGattgttgcctataacaaccaatcagattctggctgtcattttgtagaatgtactaaataaatgatagaatctgaatggttgctataggcaacatctccactttttcaaacccacagtttagtaaatatacccctaagtatgaGATACAAAAGTGTTTAGACCTAGGACCGAGCTTTGGAAGGTGAATTATCAACAAACACAAgctaactgtcacgggcactaggagtctttacccagggatcaccaggtgataagcttaccagagcagtatagatggtaatatggtactctggtagcggggtgatcacggaacaggagacagcagatgatagagatgctcgggaaagtctatgactagcagcactggtaatatatatgtagtaatacacgaggaactgaatggacaaaggaaacgtgagggtagtcagtggtctgcggtagcaagttgtaccactgctatagtgaggaggaatgtccaacagcaacgaggaggtgatgagagacagcggtctgcgttagcaagttgtaccgctgtcaggtgaaggaatggaatccaggtggaggtatccggggagtcagtggtctgcgttagcaagttgtaccactgaatatatatgtgaggaggagcacggggagagactgcaatacagaggatacacgggcaccttgaacttgatccacaatgacatgcacaatatagtaatgactgaacagcactgcaataatacaaagtcacagaaactatccgggcaaaagataacacagtcaatgatggcaatagtctcagcggatagtaagctccagaggagaacaactcagtccagcaagatatgcaatacaccagcacagtcaatgagaagtatgcataccgtggttcaggagcaggctgtcagacaggagtgcagagatacctgaacggctggaggccggcaggatgcgaagtcccgggAGGGTGACGCGGTAAttaagtaggtgcagcgcacaggtaggtagaccagcaggaaaacaaatactcaggaagcagtagtatgtagaactggactcctggaggaccctgaagagtagcgatggtctagacgagatgaaagcagtgaggcgtagatccgatgcagactggcgagtagacaccagcaggaacactgagaagcacggagagcggatcagctgctgcagacacgagtagaactgaggagtagcagccagcaggactctgcaggtacacggaggtagcggatagaaatcagcaggtgcagtcacgatgaaacacgggagagtagagctgagctggaactgttgagcacggagagcagcggataggaatcagctgttgcagtctcgaggaaacacaggagagttgagatgagctgaagactgtagtgcacggaggcagcggataggaatcagctaaacagttacgatgaaacacaggagtgttgaggtgagctgaagactgtagtgcacggaggcagcggataggaatcagctaaacagtcacaatgaaacacaggagggttgaagtggtctgaagactgtagtgcacggaggcagcggataggaatcagctaaacagtcacgatgaaacacaggagggttgaagtggtctgaagactgtagtgcacggaggcagcggataggaatcagctaacagtcacgatgaaacacaggagagttgaagtggtctgaagactgtagtgcatggagg encodes the following:
- the GJE1 gene encoding gap junction epsilon-1 protein — encoded protein: MSLNYIKNFYEGCLRPPTVIGQFHTLFFGSVRMFFLGVLGFAVYGNEALHFSCDPDKREVNLFCYNQFRPITPQVFWALQLVTVLVPGAVFHLYAACKSIDQEDILQKPVYTVFYIISVLLRITLEVVAFWLQSHLFGFQVNPIFKCDAGSLDKKYDITRCMVPEHFEKTIFLIAMYTFTVITMVLCVAEIFEILCRRLGYLNAQ